Proteins from a genomic interval of Phyllopteryx taeniolatus isolate TA_2022b chromosome 3, UOR_Ptae_1.2, whole genome shotgun sequence:
- the LOC133475322 gene encoding arrestin domain-containing protein 3-like has translation MPIKNFSIEYDSINSQNIFTNGDTITGRIIVEASKKTFIESLTFIGKGSAKVSWYENYGQYDHRFYWSDEEYYEIKQCILRPGKESVGKGRHVFPFSFVVPNRKMPSSFKSSIGKIIHKLKAELRQSMRLTKTAKVHFTFVSKADMDTPGLMEPQHDCTNKKLVFGSGSIAMDVYTKRMGYQQGEALQIKVAINNQSSRTLKPKFVLYEKRSHFAQGHRNLCTQNILKEKLDIIEARSKETAEKVMTIPRNLPPSILNSAIIKLEYKLKIFLDVKYAIDPKIKLPIVVLPAFEVPAGNQPPGLAAYGFEDFGNKKQQSWSEATQPSDLPPPYGAHTQYPTLSNSDTYSHL, from the exons ATGCCCATCAAAAATTTCTCAATTGAATATGACTCAATCAACAGCCAAAACATCTTCACAAACGGAGATACAATCACGGGAAGAATCATCGTGGAGGCGTCGAAAAAAACTTTCATCGAATCACTAACCTTCATTGGAAAAGGAAGTGCAAAGGTTTCCTGGTATGAAAATTACGGGCAATATGATCATCGTTTCTACTGGTCCGATGAGGAATATTATGAGATCAAGCAATGTATTTTGAGACCTG GTAAAGAATCAGTCGGCAAAGGAAGACATGTGTTCCCCTTTTCCTTCGTGGTCCCTAACAG GAAAATGCCATCGTCGTTCAAGTCATCGATTGGTAAAATTATTCATAAGCTTAAAGCAGAGCTTAGACAATCGATGAGGCTGACAAAAACCGCAAAAGTCCACTTCACATTTGTCTCCAAAGCCGACATGGATACACCTGGACTTATG GAACCTCAGCATGATTGCACCAATAAAAAACTTGTCTTCGGTTCTGGAAGTATTGCGATGGATGTTTACACAAAAAGGATGGGATACCAACAAG GTGAAGCGCTCCAAATCAAAGTGGCAATTAATAACCAGTCATCCCGTACCTTGAAGCCCAAATTTGTATTGTACGAAAAGCGGAGTCACTTTGCTCAAGGTCACAGGAACCTTTGCACGCAGAATATCCTCAAGGAGAAACTTGATATTATTGAGGCCCGTAGCAAAGAGACAGCGGAGAAGGTGATGACGATCCCCAGGAATCTGCCTCCCTCCATTCTGAACTCCGCCATCATCAAGCTGGAATACAAGCTGAAG ATCTTTCTGGATGTCAAATATGCAATAGACCCGAAAATCAAACTTCCGATCGTTGTCCTACCTGCCTTTGAGGTTCCTGCAGGAAACCAACCTCCAGGTCTGGCTGCTTATGGATTTGAGGACTTTGGGAACAAAAAGCAACAGAGCTGGAGCGAAGCAACCCAACCTTCGGATCTCCCTCCACCGTATGGAGCGCATACGCAGTATCCCACCTTGAGTAATTCTGACACATATAGTCATTTATGA
- the LOC133475323 gene encoding arrestin domain-containing protein 2-like isoform X2 produces MTITNFSIEYDAISRQNGFTNGDAVRGRIIVEASKETRIKSLTLIAKGKGEAHSTDEDSSFSVYEKYYTIRQHILEEARQEGETKVIAQGRHAFPFSFKIPEREMPSSFKCTLCKIVHKLKAELKQSMKLLKKTETYFKFVSKPAMAIPGIMVPQHGCKNTSVKFFGSGTVTMDVYTDRLGYKQDGGPGCCVHEQKDGDEGDPHSQTTATLHVELLHLQAGVRAEGEPHKFTDSVHVDIKYTVDEGVTIPVVVLPDVRHQPSPAAFEPETSDIADRPTWSNTAQHLDAPPSYETLYPS; encoded by the exons ATGACCATCACAAATTTCTCAATTGAATACGATGCAATCAGTCGGCAAAACGGCTTCACCAACGGCGATGCCGTCAGAGGACGAATCATTGTGGAGGCGTCCAAAGAAACGCGAATCAAATcgctgactttgatcgcaaaAGGAAAAGGAGAAGCCCATTCCACTGACGAAGACAGCAGTTTTAGTGTTTATGAGAAATATTACACCATTCGACAGCACATTTTGGAAGAAGCAAGACAAGAAG GTGAAACCAAAGTTATCGCACAAGGAAGACACGCATTTCCTTTTTCCTTCAAGATCCCTGAGAG GGAAATGCCATCGTCATTCAAATGCACtttatgtaaaattgttcatAAGCTGAAGGCAGAGCTTAAACAATCCAtgaaactgctgaaaaaaactgaaacctACTTCAAATTTGTCTCAAAACCAGCTATGGCTATTCCTGGAATTATG gtgccTCAGCATGGTTGCAAGAATACAAGTGTCAAATTCTTCGGCTCTGGAACAGTTACAATGGACGTTTACACCGACAGACTGGGATACAAACAAG ATGGAGGCCCCGGCTGTTGCGTCCACGAGCAAAAAGACGGTGATGAAGGAGATCCCCATTCCCAGACGACTGCCACCCTCCATGTTGAACTGCTCCATCTTCAGGCTGGAGTACGAGCTGAAGGTGAACCACACAAGTTTACTGACAGC GTCCACGTGGATATCAAATACACAGTAGACGAGGGCGTCACGATTCCAGTTGTGGTCCTTCCCGACGTACGACATCAGCCGAGTCCTGCGGCATTTGAGCCCGAAACATCCGACATCGCCGACCGCCCGACGTGGAGCAACACAGCCCAACATTTGGACGCCCCTCCTTCCTATGAAACATTGTACCCCTCCTAG
- the LOC133475323 gene encoding arrestin domain-containing protein 2-like isoform X3: protein MTITNFSIEYDAISRQNGFTNGDAVRGRIIVEASKETRIKSLTLIAKGKGEAHSTDEDSSFSVYEKYYTIRQHILEEARQEGETKVIAQGRHAFPFSFKIPEREMPSSFKCTLCKIVHKLKAELKQSMKLLKKTETYFKFVSKPAMAIPGIMVPQHGCKNTSVKFFGSGTVTMDVYTDRLGYKQGETLRVRAEILNHSTRSVTPVVKFYLKENSFGNGLQSLVVKKILQMEAPAVASTSKKTVMKEIPIPRRLPPSMLNCSIFRLEYELKVNHTSLLTASTWISNTQ from the exons ATGACCATCACAAATTTCTCAATTGAATACGATGCAATCAGTCGGCAAAACGGCTTCACCAACGGCGATGCCGTCAGAGGACGAATCATTGTGGAGGCGTCCAAAGAAACGCGAATCAAATcgctgactttgatcgcaaaAGGAAAAGGAGAAGCCCATTCCACTGACGAAGACAGCAGTTTTAGTGTTTATGAGAAATATTACACCATTCGACAGCACATTTTGGAAGAAGCAAGACAAGAAG GTGAAACCAAAGTTATCGCACAAGGAAGACACGCATTTCCTTTTTCCTTCAAGATCCCTGAGAG GGAAATGCCATCGTCATTCAAATGCACtttatgtaaaattgttcatAAGCTGAAGGCAGAGCTTAAACAATCCAtgaaactgctgaaaaaaactgaaacctACTTCAAATTTGTCTCAAAACCAGCTATGGCTATTCCTGGAATTATG gtgccTCAGCATGGTTGCAAGAATACAAGTGTCAAATTCTTCGGCTCTGGAACAGTTACAATGGACGTTTACACCGACAGACTGGGATACAAACAAG GCGAAACACTCCGAGTGCGAGCTGAAATTCTAAACCATTCAACTCGTTCAGTGACACCAGTTGTAAAGTTCTACCTGAAGGAGAATTCCTTTGGAAATGGTCTGCAAAGTCTAGTTGTGAAAAAAATCCTTCAGATGGAGGCCCCGGCTGTTGCGTCCACGAGCAAAAAGACGGTGATGAAGGAGATCCCCATTCCCAGACGACTGCCACCCTCCATGTTGAACTGCTCCATCTTCAGGCTGGAGTACGAGCTGAAGGTGAACCACACAAGTTTACTGACAGC GTCCACGTGGATATCAAATACACAGTAG
- the LOC133475321 gene encoding arrestin domain-containing protein 3-like isoform X1, with amino-acid sequence MTITHFSIDYDSINSQNIFTNGDTINGRIIVEVSKETSIQSLTFVGKGSAKVRWHERHGKHDRFYWSNEEYYEIKQHILKADTAFIAKGRHVFPFSFMVPNRKMPSSFKSTIGRIVHKLKAELKQSMKLKLTKKAKAHFTFVPKADMDIPGLMEPQHDCTDKKLSVFGSGTIAMDAYTKKMGYKPGEDLQVKVEIHNHASRDLKPKFVLYEKQSFFAQGHRRLHTQDIVKDKLDTVDARSKETAEKRIRIPTNLPPSILNSAIIKLEYRLKIFLDVKYAIDPKIKLPIVVLPAFEFPARNQPPGPVVYGFEDFGNKKQQSWSEATQPSDLPPPYGAHTQYPSLSRSEKYGS; translated from the exons ATGACCATCACACATTTCTCAATTGACTATGACTCCATCAACAGCCAAAACATCTTCACAAACGGAGATACAATCAATGGAAGAATCATTGTGGAGGTCTCGAAAGAAACTTCAATCCAATCGCTAACCTTCGTCGGAAAAGGAAGTGCAAAGGTTCGCTGGCATGAACGTCATGGGAAACATGATCGTTTCTACTGGTCGAATGAGGAATATTATGAGATCAAGCAACATATCTTGAAAGCCG ACACTGCATTTATTGCCAAAGGAAGACATGTGTTCCCCTTTTCCTTCATGGTCCCTAacag GAAAATGCCATCATCGTTCAAGTCAACGATTGGTAGAATTGTTCATAAGCTTAAAGCGGAGCTTAAACAATCGATGAAattgaaattgacaaaaaaagcgAAAGCCCACTTCACATTTGTCCCCAAAGCAGACATGGATATACCTGGACTTATG GAACCTCAGCATGATTGCACCGATAAAAAACTTTCAGTCTTTGGTTCCGGAACCATTGCAATGGATgcgtacacaaaaaaaatgggttACAAACCAG GTGAAGATCTCCAAGTCAAAGTTGAAATTCATAACCACGCGTCCCGTGACTTGAAGCCCAAATTTGTATTGTACGAAAAGCAGAGTTTCTTTGCTCAAGGTCACAGGAGACTTCACACGCAGGATATCGTCAAGGACAAACTTGACACTGTTGATGCCCGTAGCAAAGAGACAGCGGAGAAAAGGATCCGAATCCCAACAAATCTGCCTCCCTCCATTCTGAACTCAGCCATCATCAAGCTGGAATACCGGCTGAAG ATCTTTCTGGATGTCAAATATGCAATAGACCCGAAAATCAAACTTCCGATAGTTGTCCTACCTGCGTTTGAGTTTCCTGCAAGAAACCAACCTCCAGGTCCGGTCGTCTATGGATTTGAGGACTTTGGGAACAAAAAGCAACAGAGCTGGAGCGAAGCTACCCAACCTTCGGATCTCCCTCCACCGTATGGAGCGCATACGCAGTATCCCAGCTTGAGTCGTTCTGAGAAATATGGAAGTTGA
- the LOC133475323 gene encoding arrestin domain-containing protein 3-like isoform X1, which yields MTITNFSIEYDAISRQNGFTNGDAVRGRIIVEASKETRIKSLTLIAKGKGEAHSTDEDSSFSVYEKYYTIRQHILEEARQEGETKVIAQGRHAFPFSFKIPEREMPSSFKCTLCKIVHKLKAELKQSMKLLKKTETYFKFVSKPAMAIPGIMVPQHGCKNTSVKFFGSGTVTMDVYTDRLGYKQGETLRVRAEILNHSTRSVTPVVKFYLKENSFGNGLQSLVVKKILQMEAPAVASTSKKTVMKEIPIPRRLPPSMLNCSIFRLEYELKVHVDIKYTVDEGVTIPVVVLPDVRHQPSPAAFEPETSDIADRPTWSNTAQHLDAPPSYETLYPS from the exons ATGACCATCACAAATTTCTCAATTGAATACGATGCAATCAGTCGGCAAAACGGCTTCACCAACGGCGATGCCGTCAGAGGACGAATCATTGTGGAGGCGTCCAAAGAAACGCGAATCAAATcgctgactttgatcgcaaaAGGAAAAGGAGAAGCCCATTCCACTGACGAAGACAGCAGTTTTAGTGTTTATGAGAAATATTACACCATTCGACAGCACATTTTGGAAGAAGCAAGACAAGAAG GTGAAACCAAAGTTATCGCACAAGGAAGACACGCATTTCCTTTTTCCTTCAAGATCCCTGAGAG GGAAATGCCATCGTCATTCAAATGCACtttatgtaaaattgttcatAAGCTGAAGGCAGAGCTTAAACAATCCAtgaaactgctgaaaaaaactgaaacctACTTCAAATTTGTCTCAAAACCAGCTATGGCTATTCCTGGAATTATG gtgccTCAGCATGGTTGCAAGAATACAAGTGTCAAATTCTTCGGCTCTGGAACAGTTACAATGGACGTTTACACCGACAGACTGGGATACAAACAAG GCGAAACACTCCGAGTGCGAGCTGAAATTCTAAACCATTCAACTCGTTCAGTGACACCAGTTGTAAAGTTCTACCTGAAGGAGAATTCCTTTGGAAATGGTCTGCAAAGTCTAGTTGTGAAAAAAATCCTTCAGATGGAGGCCCCGGCTGTTGCGTCCACGAGCAAAAAGACGGTGATGAAGGAGATCCCCATTCCCAGACGACTGCCACCCTCCATGTTGAACTGCTCCATCTTCAGGCTGGAGTACGAGCTGAAG GTCCACGTGGATATCAAATACACAGTAGACGAGGGCGTCACGATTCCAGTTGTGGTCCTTCCCGACGTACGACATCAGCCGAGTCCTGCGGCATTTGAGCCCGAAACATCCGACATCGCCGACCGCCCGACGTGGAGCAACACAGCCCAACATTTGGACGCCCCTCCTTCCTATGAAACATTGTACCCCTCCTAG